The sequence GCAGGTAGTTGGCCACGGTCAGCATGACCGCTGCCGGGCCGAACAGGGCCGCTCCCGCCAGCGCGTAGGCCCCCAAATCCCGAGCCCACGGCCCGAAGGCCCGGGCCACGGCGTCGGCCGCACCGCCCTCGCCCGGGAAAAGGGTCCCCACCCTGGCAAAGATGTAGGCGAAGGCCACGCCGAAGAGCATGGTCGCCCCCCAGGCGGGCAAGGCCCACGGTCCGGCCACATCGATGGCCAGGGGCGGCAGGATGATGATGCCCGAACCAAGCACCGCCCCCGTCATCAGGCAACACAAAGGAACCGTTCCGATTTTCCGTTGGCTCATCAACCCTCTCCTTCTTGATTTGCCCCTCTTATCATGAGAAAAAGCCAAAAATACCAATCCGAATTTCCCGGGCTCCCATTCGGAAAATCGGAACGCTCAAAGAGAGACCGCATGGATATACACAAATTGCAATGCTTCGTGGCCGTGGCCTTTGCCGGAAACCTGACCCGAGCCGCCGAGACGGTCTTTCTCAGCCAGTCGGCCATGAGCGGACAGATCAAGCAGCTCGAGGAGTCGCTGGGGTATCCCCTGTTCGAACGCCAGGCCCGGGGCATGCGCATGACTCCCGAGGGTGAGGCCCTGCTGCCCTACGCCCGGGCGGCCATCAAGGCAATGGAGGACTTCCGCACCCGGGGCGAGGGGCTCAAGAAAACCGCGTCTTCCCGGCTGGTGGTCGGGCTGAACTCGGACCCGGCCTTCCTGCGCATGGCCGAGCTGGCCCGGGTCATGCGCACCATGGCGCCGGGTGTGCAGTTGTCGTTCATCGTCTCCCAGAGCCGCTACACGGCGCCTTCCCTGCGTTCCGGCGAGATGCACGTGGGCTTCCGCTTCGGCATGTGGAACGAAGAAGGAGTGCACGACGAGTACGTGGCCTCGGTGCCGCTGGCCATCGCCGTGCCCTCGGCCCTGGCGGAAGGGCTGGCCCCTGGCGACTGGCGCGCCCTGGCCGCCCTGCCGTGGATCTATACCTTCCGAGGCTGCCCGTTCCACGTGGCCCTGCGCGAACGCATGTCCGCCTATGGGGTGGAGCCCAACCCGGTGGAACAGACCGTAGACGAGGCGATCATGCGCGAGCTGGTTGCCGAGGGCATGGGCGTGGCCGTGCTCCGGGAGGAAGAAGGAAAACGACTGGAAGCGGCTGGGCTGGCCATGCTCTGGCCCGATCGGCTGTCGGTCCCGCTTTGCCTGTCCTTCCCCGAGGCGCAGGGAGCGCGCTCGCCGCTGCGCGAGCTCCGAGAGGCGGTACGCACGGTCTGGGGTGTGGAGCAGCGCATGGTGGCCTGACCCGCAAGCCCTCGCAGCGCATGAAAAAAGCCGACTCACGCTGAGTCGGCTCGCAAAAAGTCCGGCAGGGTGGAGCCTAGACTGTTACGCTGGTCAGTTGCGGACTGGTGTCGCCCGGAACCTGCTGGTAGGCCGCCACGGCCTTGTCCATGGACGCCTTGGCCGGACTGAACTGGTCCTCCAGCTGGGTGGTAAGGTCCTGGAGCTGGGCGGTGTTGTCCAGCTCGGCCTTGAGCTGCGTGAGCAACTGGTTGAGCTGGTCCAGGGTGTCGGAGGAATCCGTGTCCTGCGCGACCTGGGAAAAGATGCGGGCACCGGCTACCTGGGTGGCCGAAGCGCCGTCCGTGGCCTCGGCCACGTGGAAAATCTCGTTCTGCCCGTTGTCGAAGAAGTCGTTCAGGGCGGTATTGATGCCCGAGTTGAACTGGGCGATGGCCGTGTCGCCCGCGTTGGTCCCGAAGTTGCGGTCGATGAACTTGAGGACGTTGAGCAGCCCGTTGCCCAGGGTATCCTCGTTGACGCCGGACGAGGTGGCCTTGATGATCATGCCCGAGGCTGCGGCGGCCGTTTCGTCACCGAACCGATCGCGTACCCAGTCCAGGGTCGAGGCAAGCTGGTCGCGCAGGTCGTCGCTGTCCTTGACCTCGCCGTTCTCATCCGTGACCTCGCCCATGCGGCGGACGATCTCGTTGGCCAGAGTCTCGCCCAGGGTTTGGGGAGCCTCTCCGGTCTGCTTCTTCACCTGGCCCGGAGCGTTGGCCAGAGCCGTAGCCGCCGGAGTCAGCCCGTCCTTGGCCGGATTGACCTGCGCAACCTGTCCGAGCCGCATGCCCGGAGAGTTATCCAGCAACGAGGCCGCGGCCCCAAGGTCTTCGCCCTGGTCCTGCCTGGCCTTGAGCTGCTGCATGAACCCGTAGTTCATATGTGCGCCGGAGATTTGCATACACCTCTTATCGGCGCACCTACACTTTTCTTTATACCCGCTTAACAAATTGTATGGTTAGGTGTTCTTCCTGCGGAACACACCTGAAAGACAGGGGAAAAATCGTAAAGGCGCGGCTATCGCCTACCCAAGATGGCCACCGGAGTCGATGATCGCCTGAATCTGGTCGTTGAGAGTGTCGGCTTCGGAGCCGGTATGGAGGAAGGCTTCTATGGCAGTGGGTTCCATGCCCACCAGGGTAACTTCTATGGAACCGGTGCCGTCGCCGATGAGCAGGTGCAGATCGCCGTCGGAATAGGAAGAGCTTTGGAGCTGCAGGCCGTCGGCCAGAAAGATATGGTCCGTGTTGAGCGATTCGCCGTTCTCCGCAGTGAAGTTTTCCACGGTCAGCTTCTCACCGTCCACCAACGCGTCGCGGTTGAGGATGATGGAGTCGGAACCTTCGCCCAGACGCACATAGTCGTTGCCGGAGCCGGGCAGGATGTAGTTCTGGCCCACGGCTTCGTCCGTGGCGTGGGATTCCTCCAGGCCGGAATAGAGCGGGCGTCCGGCCACAATGAAATCGTCGCCCGAGCCGCCGGAGATGACGGTCAGGAAATTCTGTCCGCCGTACAGGGCGTCGTCCCCTGCTCCGCCGTCGATGACTTCGGCGTAGGAGTAGGTGTCGTCGACGCCGTCCACCACGCTGTGGGCGGCCCCGAAGATGGCATCGTTCCCGTCGGTCCCGGCCAGGAACTCGGCGTGATGGATATCGTCCGACTCCCCGCCCACCGTGAGGGTGTCGAACGTGCGGTAGGCGGTCACGGAATCTATCAGGGTTCCGTAACCGTCGTTGTGGGCCGAGAACTCGGAAAAGGTCAGCGCCGCGTGGTCCTGTGCTGCGGTCAAGGAGAAGCTCAACTCGGTCCAGTCCGTAACCGAACCACCATCCCCTTCCGTGTAGCCCCAGTTGGTGAAATGAAAGCTCCCGGTACCGCCGTCCGCCGTGGTCACGCCCTCGCCCAGGGTGACCAGCCAGGCCCCGTCGCCGAAATCCGCGTCCCAGGTGATGGTGGCCACAAGCTGATCGCCCAGGGTGACCTGAAAATCATTGGTGTCCATGCCGTATTCGTCGACTCCGTCCACGCGCGGGGCGAAGTTGAAGACCACGGTCACGTCCTCGCCCGCCTGGGTGGCGATGGCCTGGGTAAGCGTGTCCACCGTACCGGCCGTGGCGTCGAGCTCCATGAGCCGCTGGTCCTCAAGCGGCTTCTGTTCCATGTCCATGCCCCATGTTTTCATGGAGCCGGCCTCCTCTGCACTCTCGGACAGGGAGGACATGACCATCTTGTTCTGGAACAGCCGGAAATTCGACTCGCTCGAGCTGTCGGCGTCGCCGGTATTATGCCAATGGTCCACGTCGTCGAGGTAGGACCAGCGGTCGCCGGTATAACTCGAGGCCTCGAAACCTGGATTGAGCACGATCTGCACGGACGTGGCTTCCGGATAGAGAATCGCATCACCCTGTCCCGGGAGGGCGTCGACATCACCCGGCCCCGAGGACAGCGGTTCCACACCGGGATCGGAACCGAACAGGGAACTCTGACCACCCAGAGCGTCAAGACCGTTGCCGAGCACACCGGGATCGTCGGAGTAGGCCCCGGCCCCCGAGCCGTCCGGCGTATCTCCGGCTGCAGTATCGAATTCCCTGGCAAAGGCGAACAGGTAGACGTCGCCCGGCACCAGCTGGCCGTCGAGCATCTCGAAGACAGGCAGAGCATTTTCTTCGGCTAGGCCCAGATACCCTTGAAGGATCACGGTCCCGCCGCCATCAATGGAGATGACCAGGTCCTTGTCCGAAGCCGCGAACTCCGCTTCGGACAGATCAAAGCCGAATCGCACCGGAACGCCCGCCTCCAGACGATACGTCGCCGTTTCGCCGGATGCGGGAAGGTTTACCAGGATCTGTTCGGCCATGACCGTGCTCCTCGAAATAGGTTACACTCGGTGCAGCTGCGAATATTCCCTATCCCAATTAGAATGGACGCTATTATTTGTCAATATGCGAATAAACCGTAATTCCCTGTAGTTACTCTGTGTAAAACATGAAACAGGCCAACGGTGACAAGCCATCCCGGGAGTTTCATCAGTGCCCGATACAGCGTAGCCCGCATTGTGGAGAAGCTGTTCGCAATCGTGTGAAGATTCTGTTTTCATTCGGATTTGTCATGCAGAAACAGGGGATGGACCGGTGCCCCTTTACAGGGGCTGTCCGGTCCCGTAGACCGGAAGCATGAAGACCCTCGACATGCGCGACTGGCCCCGTAAAAGCCTGTACGATTATTTCAGGACCCTGCCCTCGCCCCACTTTTCGCTGACCGCCGACGTGGATGTGACCGCCCTCCTGACCAGGGCCAAACCGCGTGGCGTAGCCCCGTTCAACGCCGTGCTCTTCGCGGTCATGCGCGCCGCCAACCGTATCCCTGAATTCCGCCAACGGCTGAACGGCCCGGACGTGGTCGAGTTCGAGACCGTCCACCCTGCGCCCACCGTGCCCATCGAAGGCGACCGCTTCGCTTTCTGCTATTTCGACTACGCCGACAACTGGCCCGAGTTCAATGTGGCCTGTTCCAAAGCCCTTGAAGCGGGCAGGCAACAGACCGAACTCAAGGACGGTTCCAGCAACCGCCTGGATCTTGTGTTCACCACCTGCCTGCCCTGGCTGCACTTCACCTCCATGCACCACCCGGTGCAGGGGCCCGACGACGCCTTCCCCCGCATCGCCTGGGGCAAGTTCACCGAACAGCACGGCCGCTGGACCATGCCCGTCAACCTCCAGGTCCACCATGCCCTGGCCGACGGCCTGCATGCCGGACGCTTCTATCAGTACATGCAGGAGGCTTTGGACGAGTTCGAATAGTGCGCGGGGTGACTTCGTGAATGCCCCTCGCCGGGCGGGCGTCTCCGACGGCTTAAGAACCTTTTGGAAAAGGTTCTTGAGAATCTCCAAAACTTTTTGTGTGCCTTCGGCAGGGGCGTACGGGGGGGATGGTGCCGCTTCAAGTATTTAGCTGCCGCGCATCCTTCGCGAAGCGACACAAGAAGTGTAGGAGAGCCCAGAGAACCCTTTTCAAAGGGTGCTCTGGCGGGTCCAGGGCAGCGCCCTGGTCACCCCTAAGGGGCCGCCGGAAGCCTCCCTTAATCCAACGGTATAGCCTCTCCGTTCTCAAGCGGCTCGATGCCCAGATGGGCAGCCACGGTCTGGCCGACGTCGGCGAAGGTGTCGCGCAGTCCTGCTGATCCAGGCAAAACCGGAGGACCGAACAGGAGCACAGGCACGCATTCACGCGTGTGGTCCGTGCCCTTCCAGGTGGGATCGCAACCGTGATCGGCAGTGACGACGGCCAGGTCGCCCGGGCCGAGTTTGGGAATGAAGGCGGCAATGCGGGCATCGACGTATTCGAGTGCGGCGGCGTAACCGGCCACGTCGCGACGATGGCCCCATTCTGAATCGAACTCCACGAAATTGGCGAAGACCAGAGCCCCGTCCGAGGCGTGCGCGGCTTCGTGCTCCACGAGGTCGAACAGGGTTGCGGAATCCGGACCCTTCACCGCCTTGGTGATGCCTCGATGGGCGAAGATGTCGCTGATCTTGCCGACCGAGACCACTTCGCGTCCGGCTTCCTTGAGCTTGTCCAGCAGCGTCGGCGCGGGCGGTTCCAGGGCGTAGTCGTGGCGGTTGGCGGTTCGGGTGAAATGACCCGGCTCTCCGGTGAACGGACGGGCGATGACCCGGCCTATGTTGTAGCCGTCCAGAAGTTCGCGCACGAGTTCGCAGAGCCGCAGCAGGCGGTCCAGCCCGAAGGTCTGTTCATGGGCCGCAATCTGAAAGACTGAATCGGCCGAGGTGTAGCAGATGGGCTTGCCGGTGCGCATGTGCTCCTCGCCCAACTCCTTGAGGATTTCGGTACCGGAAGCGGCGCGATTGCCGAGGATCCCGGGCAGCTCTCCCTGCTCGACGACAGCCTGGAGCAACGCTTCGGGAAAGCTCGGGTACTCGGGCGGAAAAACACCCCAGTCAAAGGGAACGGGGACCCCGGCCAGCTCCCAGTGGCCGCTGGGCGTGTCCTTGCCACGACTGACCTCTCGGGCAGCCGCAAACCGGCCGCGCAGGACCGGAGATTTGAGATTCGGCGGCACGGTCCCGGTGGCCAATTGTGCGGACAGCCCAAGACCGAGGGAGCTCATGCATGGCAGGTTGAGCGGGCCTGAGCGGACCCCTTCCCGATTCGCCTCACCACGCGCGCAGGCCTCGGCGATGTGGCCCAGGGTGTCGGCCCCGGCGTCGCCGTATTGGTCGGCATCCGGAGCCCAGCCGATGCCGAGCGAGTCGAGAACCAGGATAAAGGCGCGTGGCATCAGCTTGCCCCCCCGCCGTCAGCGGTGATTCGTTCACGGACGACCGGGCGCGGGGCCGGTCGAGTGTCGCCGATGGCCACTGCCGCGCTGATGCGTTCTGCGGCCATGTCAGCCTGCCCCTCGTCGCGGGCGAGGACCGTGCAGAGCGGTTGGTCCGGGCCGACCGCTTCGCCGATGCGGGCAAAGCCGGTCATGCCCACCGCGTGGTCGATGGCCTGATCCGCGCGGGTCCGTCCACCACCCATGGCCACCAGGGCCATGCCCACGGCGCGGCTGTCCATGGCCGTGATGAAGCCGGGCCTGGCCGGATATACGAGCCGCTTTACAGGCGCAAAATCCAGATACTCGCCGGCCCGCTCCAGGAAATCCGCTGGCCCGCCCAGTCCGGCGACCATACACCCGAACCGTTCGGCCGCCGCGCCGCTGGCCAGGGCCGTTTCCATCTTGCGCATGGCGTCCTCCATGTCCCTGGCAGCGCCCGACAGGACAAGCAGTTCGCCGGTGCAGGCCAAAGTGACTTCGGACAGCCTCGGCTCTTGGTGTACGCCGGTCAGAAAATCCACGGCCTCGCGGACTTCCACCGCATTGCCCACGCTGTCGCCCAAAACCTCGTTCATATCCGTGAGCAGGGCCGTGGTCGGCACGCCAGCGCCCGTGGCCACGGTCACGATGGACTCGGCCAAGGCCCGCGCGTCGTCGTAATTCTCCATGAACGCCCCGCTACCGTACTTCACATCCATGACCAGTCCCTGCAATCCGGCGGCAAGCTTCTTGGACAGGATCGAGGCGGTGATCAGGTCTATGGATTCCACCGTGGCCGTTACATCGCGCACCGCGTACAGCCGCCGGTCCGCCGGGGCCAGGTCGGCGGTCTGGCCGATGATGGCGCACCCCGCGTCCCGCACCACTTGGGCAAAGGTCGTAAGATTGGGTGCGGTGTCATACCCCGGAATGGCGTCGAATTTGTCCAGGGTGCCGCCCGTATGCCCCAGGCCGCGCCCGGAGATCATAGGCACGAAGGCCCCGCACGCAGCGGCCAGAGGCCCCAGGATCAGGCTGACCTTGTCGCCCACGCCGCCGGTCGAGTGTTTGTCGGCCACGCCGCGCGCGATGCCGAACGAAGGCCAGTCCAGCACCCTGCCCGAGTCGCGCATGGCCTCGGTCAGCGTAATGCGCTCGCTCAGGGTCATGCCCCGGAAAAAGACCGCCATGGCGAACGCCGCCACCTGCCCCTCACCGGCCCCGCCGTCCGTGATGCCCCGGACCATGGCCCGGATGTCTGGCTCGGACAGTTCCAGGCCGTCCCGTTTTTTACGGATGATCTCCTGCGGTATGAACGTCATTTTAGTGCCTCCCCTTCCCCCGGACCCCCATCCCCTCTCCCTTCCTAAACTTCTTGGTGCCGCTTCGCGGGGTGTTGGGGTGGGGGATTGTCGTTTGCTCGGGTCCTAGTTAGATACCGAGGTGTTCTTTTACGTCGTTGAGCAGGCCGGATGCGCCGAAGCGCAGGGTCTGGGGAGTGGCCCAGCCTTCGCCCATGATCTTGTCAGCCAGATAAAGGTAACCCGCCGCGTCGGCCACGGTCTTGAGGCCGCCGGACGGCTTGAAGCCTATCCTGCGCTTTACCTTGGGGGTCATCTCGCGGATCGCCTCGAGCATGACCGCCGCGGCGTCCAGGGTGGCCCCGCCCGGCACCTTGCCCGTGGACGTCTTGATGAAATCCGCGCCCGCCTCGATGGCGTCCCGGCTGGCCTCGCCGATGATCTTCAGCGACTGCAACTGGCTTGTCTCCAGAATGACCTTGAGCAGGACCGTTTCGCCGCAGACTTCGCGGACCTCCTGCAACAGGGTCAGGGCCTGGGCGCGATGGCCCGCCTTGTATCGCTTGTACGGCAGAACCACATCCACCTCCTGGGCCCCTGCCGCCACCTGCGCCTTGGCCTCGGCCACGGCCTTGGCCGAGTCGGGCATTCCATGGGGGAAGTTGCAGACCGTGGCCACGCGCACCCCGGTACCCTTCAGTTCGTTCAGGGCCAGGGGTACGAATTTGTCGTACACGCAGACCGCCGCCACGTGGCCCCTGGGCGTGACCGCACGCGAGCACAGATCACGGATTTTCTCTTCAGTATCGTCTTCTCCCAGCGAGGTCAGGTCCATGGAGGTCAGCGCGCGCAGGGCGTATACCCCGTCGGCCTGGACCTGTTCGGCTTCGGCCGTCAACATCTTCAAATCTTTCATAGTCACCGTTGGTTGAGGTTTTCCGGCCCGAAGGACTCGGGCAACAGTTCGTTAAGGGTCATGGTCAGCAGGACCTCGCGTTCATTGCAGGCGTGGATCCTGGTTTGCGGCCCGGCGAATTCGCGGATGCGCTGGCGGCAGCCGCCGCACGGAGTGCACGGTCCGTCGGTCGGGCCGACCACCACCATTTCGCGAATGGCCCTGCCCCCGCCGAGCACCATGGCGGCGATGGCCGATTGCTCGGCGCACGACCCCAGCGGATAGGCCGCGTTCTCCACGTTGCAGCCGGTGTACACGTCGCCCTCGTCCGTGACCAGGGCCGCGCCTACCGGGTGATGGGAATATGGGGCATGAGCCCGGTCTCGGGCCGCCGTCGCCATACGAATGAGTTCCGTGATGTCGGGCATCTATCGCTCCTTGACGTAGGGTATGCCGTCCGCCTTGGGGGCCACCACCTTGCCCACGAACCCGGCCAGCAGGATCACGGTCATGACGTAGGGCAACATGATGATAAACTGGACGGGTATCTGGCCCACCAGAGGCAGGGACACGCCCTGCAGCCGCGCCTGGAGCGCGTCGGTGAAGGCGAACAGCAGGCAGGCGGTCACGGTCAGGCCGGGCCGCCATTTGCCGAAGATCATGGCCGCCAGGGCCAGATAGCCTTTTCCCGCCGTCATGTCGCGGATAAAACTCGCGCCCAATGCGGTGGAAAGGGACGCTCCGGCCAGACCGCACAACGCGCCCGCGATGAGCACCGCCCGGTAGCGCAGCCAGGACACCGAGATGCCCGCCGTGTCCACGGCCTCCGGGTTCTCGCCCACGGCTCGGAGCCTAAGCCCGAACCGGGTCTTGTAGAGCACCCAGGAAACGCACGGAATCAGGGCGAAGGTCGCGTAGGTCAGCAGGGTGTGGCCGCTGATCAGCTCGGCGTAGATGGGCCCCAGGATCGGCACGCCGCGCAATGCCTCGGCTCCAGGCAGCGTCAGGGCCATGAACCGCGCGGATTGCGGCAGCGGCGGGGTATCGCCGTTGATGTGAAAGATGGCGTGGCCCAGGGTCGGCGCCAGCCCGGCGACCACGATGTTGATGGCCATGCCCGAGACCACCTGGTTGCCCCGATGGGTGATGCAGGCGAATCCGTGCAGCAGGGCAAGCCCCAGACAGGCGAGGATGGCGCAGACAAGACCGAGCCAGACCGAGCCGGTCAGATAACTGACCGTGGCGGCCACGAACGCGCCGCCGAGCATCTTGCCTTCCAGGCCGATGTCGATGACAGCGGCCCGTTCCGAGCACAACCCGGCCAGGGCGGCCAGGATCAACGGCGTGCTGATGCGCAGGGTGGCGTCGGCCGTGAGCAGCAGTTGCATCCACAAATCGCTCATGCCGTGGCCTCCTTGCGCAGGAAAATACGTTCCAACTGCGGACGGTAGAGATGCTCCAGCGCGCCGGTAAACAGAATGACGAACCCCTGAATGGTCCAGATCATGTCCCGGGTGATGGCGGGCATCTCGAAGGCCAGCTCGGCCCCTCCCTGGAACAGCGCACCCATGAGCAACGAGGCGAGCACAATACCGGCGGGGTGATTGCGGCCCATGAGCGCGATGGCGATGCCCACGAACCCGCACCCGTTGGTGAAGTTGATGATCACCCGGTGCTGCTCGCCCATGAGTTCGTTCACGCCCATGAGCCCGGCCAGTGCGCCGGACAGGAGCATGGAGACCATGATCGCCCTGGCCGGAGAGATGCCGCTGTACACGGCCGCCTCCGGGTTGCGGCCCACGGCGCGGATCTCGAAACCCCAGCGGGTGTGCCAGATGAACAGCCAGACGCCCACGCAGCACAGCAACGCGATGATCAGGGCCAGGTTGGCCGGCGAATGGGCCATCTTGATGCCCAGCGATCCGGCCAGTTCGTGCAGCTTGGGCATCCACGCGGACTGCGGGAACGGCGAGGTCTCGGGCAGCTGGGAGCCGGGCCGTTTGAGCCAGTCCACCAGCAGGAAGGTCATGACCGACGAGCCGATGAAGTTGAACATGATCGTGGTGATGACGATATGCGAGCCGCGTCTGGCCTGAAGATAGGCCGGAATGGCCGCCCAGGCCCCGCCGAACAGGGCCCCGCCGAGCACGGTCAGGGGCAGGACGGCCCAGAACGGCAGGTCGCCGAGATACAGGCAGACCAGCCCGATGCCCAGCCCGCCGAGATACGCCTGGCCCTCGCCGCCGATGTTGAACAGGTAACAGTGGAAGGCCACGGCCACGGCCAGACCGGTGAAAATGAAATTGGTGGCGTAGTACAGGGTGTAGCCGATGGCCTCGCCGTAGCCGAACGCCCCGTAGACCAGATAACCGAACGCCTTGACCGGGTCCTGCCCCATTGCCAGGATGACCAGTCCCGAGACCAGGAAGGCGGTCAGCAGGTTCAGCGCCGGGATCAGCCCCGCGTTGACCCAGCCGGGAAGCTTGCTCTGCGCCATCTATGCCGCCTCTCCGCTGTCCGGTGTCCCGGTGCAGCCCGCCATGAGCAGCCCCAGAGTCCGCTCGCTTGCGTCCCCTGCCGCCATCTCGCCCACGATGCGCCTGTCGAACATGACCACGATGCGGTCCGCCAAAGACAGTATCTCGTCCAGCTCGACCGAGACCAGGAGCACGCCCTTGCCCCGGTCGCGCAGTTCGATGAGGTGTTTGTGGATGAACTCGATGGCCCCGATGTCCACTCCGCGCGTGGGCTGCCCCACCAGCAACAGGTCCGGGTCGCGTTCCATTTCCCGGGCCAGGACGAGCTTCTGCTGATTGCCCCCGGAAAACCCCGTGGCCGGGAGGTCCGGGTCGGGCGGGCGCACGTCGAATTTGTCCATGTATTCGCGGCACAGCCCGCGGACCTTGGTCTGGTCCATGAGCACCCTGCCGTTCACGTCGCGCCCGGAGTGGTAGCCGAGGATCATGTTCTCGGCGGCGGTAAAATCCATGACCATGGCCGTGCGGTGGCGGTCCTCGGCCACATGGCCCACGCCCAGCCGGTGCATGCCCTGCGGGTCGATGCGCTTGCCCTGCCCGGCGATGACCTCGCCCTTGTACGAAATGGTCCCGGAGGACGGCGCGGCCACCCCGGCCAGGACCTCCAGCAGCGCGGACTGGCCGTTGCCCGAGACCCCGGCCACGCCGAGTATCTCGCCCCGCCTGAGGGTCAGGGAAACATCCTTGAGCCGGTGCACACCCGCCTCATCCCTGAAATTCACCTTGTCCAGTTCCAGAAGAGGCTCTCCGGGCGCGGCTTCGGTCTTGTCCACCCGAAGCAGGACCTTGCGCCCGACCATCAACTCGGCCAGTTCTTCCTTGCTCGTCTCGGCGGTCCTGCGGTGGGCGACCATGGTCCCGCGCCGCATGATGGACACGGAGTCTGTGGCGGCCATGATCTCCCGCAGCTTGTGGGTGATCAGAATGACCGTGCGCCCCTGGCCTCGCAGGGTGTCGAGCATGGCGAACAGCCGGTCCGCCTCCTGGGGTGTGAGCACGCCCGTGGGTTCGTCCAGGATCAGGGTCTCGGCTCCCCGGTACAACGCCTTCAGAATCTCCACCCGCTGCTGCAGCCCCACGGGCAGGTCCCCGACAACCGCGTCCGGGTCCACCTCCAGCCCATAGTCGCGGCCGAGCCGCTCAAGCTCCCGGCGGGCGTGGCGCAGAGAGGTCTTTATCAGCCCTCCCTCCTCGGCCCCGAGGATGACGTTTTCGAGCACCGTGAACGGCTCCACGAGCATGAAGTGCTGGTGGACCATACCGATGCCCTGCCCGATGGCCTGGGCCGGACTGGAGATCTTCACGTCCCGGCCGTTGATGCGGATGCGCCCGCTGTCCGCCTGATAAAAGCCGTAGAGCATGCCCATGAGGGTGGACTTGCCCGCCCCGTTCTCGCCCACGATGCCGTGGATGGTCCCCCTGGCTACGGCCATGGACACGTCTCGATTGGCCCGAACCGGCCCGAAGGATTTGTTCAGTCCTATGAGTTCGACCGCCGGAGGGGCCGCGTGGTCGCCGGTGGCATCCATGCTACTGGTCCATGATGTCGAAATAGTTGGTGACCTTGATCCGGCCCGCGATGATGTCCGCCTTGGCCCGATCCACGCGCGCCCGCATCTCCGGGGTGATGAGATCCTTGTTGTACTGGTCCAGCGAGTAGTCCACCCCGCCTTCGGCCAGCCCGAGCAGCCGGACGCCCGGCTTCCAGGTCCCATTCTCGGCATCGCGCAGGGCCTCGAAGACGGCCAGGTCCACGCGTTTGACCATGGAAGTCAGGACGGACCCGGGATGCATATAGTTCTGGTTCGCGTCCGTGCCGATGGAAAACTTGTGCAGGTCGGCGGCAGTCTGGAGCACGCCCAGCCCGGAGCTGCCCGCGGCCTGATAGATCACGTCCGCGCCCCGGTCGAACTGGGAGCGGGCCAGCTCGCCCGCCTTGATCGGGTCGCCCCAGGCCGCCGGGGTGTCGCCGGTCATGTTCTCGAAGACCTGGATGTCCTTGTTCACGTACCGCGCCCCTTCCTTGTAGCCCAGGGCGAACTTGCGGATCAGGGGGATGTCCATGCCGCCCACGAACCCGATCTTGCCGGTTTTGGTCTTCATGCCCGCGATCATG is a genomic window of uncultured Pseudodesulfovibrio sp. containing:
- a CDS encoding ABC transporter permease, with the protein product MAQSKLPGWVNAGLIPALNLLTAFLVSGLVILAMGQDPVKAFGYLVYGAFGYGEAIGYTLYYATNFIFTGLAVAVAFHCYLFNIGGEGQAYLGGLGIGLVCLYLGDLPFWAVLPLTVLGGALFGGAWAAIPAYLQARRGSHIVITTIMFNFIGSSVMTFLLVDWLKRPGSQLPETSPFPQSAWMPKLHELAGSLGIKMAHSPANLALIIALLCCVGVWLFIWHTRWGFEIRAVGRNPEAAVYSGISPARAIMVSMLLSGALAGLMGVNELMGEQHRVIINFTNGCGFVGIAIALMGRNHPAGIVLASLLMGALFQGGAELAFEMPAITRDMIWTIQGFVILFTGALEHLYRPQLERIFLRKEATA
- a CDS encoding ABC transporter ATP-binding protein; this encodes MDATGDHAAPPAVELIGLNKSFGPVRANRDVSMAVARGTIHGIVGENGAGKSTLMGMLYGFYQADSGRIRINGRDVKISSPAQAIGQGIGMVHQHFMLVEPFTVLENVILGAEEGGLIKTSLRHARRELERLGRDYGLEVDPDAVVGDLPVGLQQRVEILKALYRGAETLILDEPTGVLTPQEADRLFAMLDTLRGQGRTVILITHKLREIMAATDSVSIMRRGTMVAHRRTAETSKEELAELMVGRKVLLRVDKTEAAPGEPLLELDKVNFRDEAGVHRLKDVSLTLRRGEILGVAGVSGNGQSALLEVLAGVAAPSSGTISYKGEVIAGQGKRIDPQGMHRLGVGHVAEDRHRTAMVMDFTAAENMILGYHSGRDVNGRVLMDQTKVRGLCREYMDKFDVRPPDPDLPATGFSGGNQQKLVLAREMERDPDLLLVGQPTRGVDIGAIEFIHKHLIELRDRGKGVLLVSVELDEILSLADRIVVMFDRRIVGEMAAGDASERTLGLLMAGCTGTPDSGEAA
- a CDS encoding BMP family ABC transporter substrate-binding protein; its protein translation is MPRSLIPTLMLLVLILCSGTAYAFKPALLYDQVGKSDRSFNEAAYRGAEKFRETSGLPYHEFTPTNESQYAQAMQRFAARGFDPIIVVGFSYASVLEQIAPQFPDTRFVIVDMAVDQPNVQSVIFREHEGSFLVGMIAGMKTKTGKIGFVGGMDIPLIRKFALGYKEGARYVNKDIQVFENMTGDTPAAWGDPIKAGELARSQFDRGADVIYQAAGSSGLGVLQTAADLHKFSIGTDANQNYMHPGSVLTSMVKRVDLAVFEALRDAENGTWKPGVRLLGLAEGGVDYSLDQYNKDLITPEMRARVDRAKADIIAGRIKVTNYFDIMDQ